The window TTTCCTCACCGGAGAGAACCTCGTCCCGTCCCTTAGGGGGAAGCCCCCTCCTTTCGGGCGTGTCATCCCAGGGATACCATCTTGGAGAGTCCGCCGGGGCAAGCACCCCGGAGGAGAGTTCCAGGCTGTACCAGTGACCGAAGACATCGGCGAAATACCGGGTTGCGCCCTCTTTTTCAGGAGCTACTGCCTCTCTGAACCATCGGCTCCCGTCGAAGAACCAGGCCCCCCAGCAAGGTCCTTTTCCCGAAGCTTCTTCAGGAAAAAGGGGCTGTTCGAACCATTCCTGGGCAAAAAGGGCAACCTGAGTGGCCAGAATGAATGAAAGCAAAAGGACTACATAAAAAGTAGTTTTGCCTTTCATAAGGGGCACACCTCCTTACCGGAGTTGTGTTATGTCCCTCGCGGGATGCCCGTATCATACCAGAGTGGAGGCAGGATTACGCCCTGGCAAAGGCTAGAGGGTTGTCACGGCAGGCCCGGGGGCTTGCCGTCATGGGTCGACGATCTTCCCCGGGTTGAGGATGAAGTGGGGATCGAACACCCTTTTTATCCCGCTGATAAGTTCCATCTGGGTCTTGTCGAGGAACATCCCAAGATAGGCCTTTCGCTTAAGTCCCACGCCATGCTCCCCGGAAAGAGTGCCGCCTAGATCCCTGGTCGAACGGTAAAGATCCTTCCTGGCCTCTTCGATGAGCTCATGCCAATCCTCGCTGTCTTCGTCGGCCAAGAGGTTGACATGGATATTTCCGTCGCCCACGTGGCCGAAATTGACTGCCTCGAGTCTATATTTCCGGCAAACCTCATCGAGGCTCGTTAAAAGGGAGGGTATATTGCTCGTGGGAACCACCAGGTCTTCTTTCGCATATTTCGTGTAAAAGACTATAATCGCTTCGGCGATATTCTTGCGGGTTTTCCACAGCAGATCGCGAAAATTACGGTTGTCCGCCACGAAAACCTCCAGGGCTCCCTTTTCCAGGCAGAAATCCCCGACCCTCTCGTACTGGTCTGAAAGGGCTTCCATGTCGTTGCCTTCGATCTGAATTATCAGGTGAGCGCCGGCATTCTCATAGGGCAGCGGACTTCCGATATACCTCGATACGATGCGTAGGGAGTTCCTATCCATGAACTCCAGCGAGGAGGGGACCATTTTGATCTCCCTCATAAGCCTGGGCACGAGGGTTATTGCTTCCTCAACGGTGCCGAAGGGAACGAGGAGGTCGACCACTCTCTCATGCCTGGGGACTAGTTTGAGCACCACCTTGGTTACAACGCCCAGGATACCTTCCGATCCGATCATAAGATGGACCAGGTCCAGACCAGTGACATCTTTTCGCCTCTTGCCCCCAAACCAGGTCACCTTCCCGGAGGGCAAAACTACTTCAAGGGCCAGGACGTTGGCACCTGTCGTGCCGTACTTTATGACTTTGTTTCCCCCGGCATTCTCCGCAACATTGCCCCCGATAAAGGATGCGTCCCCGCTGCAGGGGTCACCAGCGTACTCCAGGCCATGCCTGGCGGCAGCCGACTGTATCTCGGCGGTCACCACACCGGGCTCCGCTGTGAGTGTAAAATTCTCCAGGTCAATCTCCAGGATACGGTTCATCCTATCGAAGGCCATGA of the Thermovirga sp. genome contains:
- a CDS encoding FAD-binding protein, translating into MTYYATVTEEIVKDLQRLVGAHNVATDPEKLATYSRDEVGLQFWDREYRAEVLVFPESTGHVSAVLAYADSRKIPVTPRGAGTGLSGGAVPAFGGIVMAFDRMNRILEIDLENFTLTAEPGVVTAEIQSAAARHGLEYAGDPCSGDASFIGGNVAENAGGNKVIKYGTTGANVLALEVVLPSGKVTWFGGKRRKDVTGLDLVHLMIGSEGILGVVTKVVLKLVPRHERVVDLLVPFGTVEEAITLVPRLMREIKMVPSSLEFMDRNSLRIVSRYIGSPLPYENAGAHLIIQIEGNDMEALSDQYERVGDFCLEKGALEVFVADNRNFRDLLWKTRKNIAEAIIVFYTKYAKEDLVVPTSNIPSLLTSLDEVCRKYRLEAVNFGHVGDGNIHVNLLADEDSEDWHELIEEARKDLYRSTRDLGGTLSGEHGVGLKRKAYLGMFLDKTQMELISGIKRVFDPHFILNPGKIVDP